Proteins co-encoded in one Arachis hypogaea cultivar Tifrunner chromosome 11, arahy.Tifrunner.gnm2.J5K5, whole genome shotgun sequence genomic window:
- the LOC112721862 gene encoding uncharacterized protein has protein sequence MKGVFSAPGDYIHFKSQVPLHKIPIGTKQWRYYDFGPKAVPPLICLPGTAGTADVYYKQIMSLSMKGYRVISVDIPRVWNHTEWIQVFEKFLDAIDVHHIHLYGTSLGGFLAQLFALHRPRRVRSLVLSNTFLETRSFSAAMPWAPIASWTPSFLLKRYVLTGIRDGPHEPFIADSVDFVVSQVETLSREDLASRLSLTTADASVGPLLLSDSAITIMDTNDYCAIPQLLKDQLSERYPEARRAYLKTGGDFPFLSRPDEVNLHLQLHLRRVGVEARPDLVHNIPKDGLGGSSGKEKNGDDTDKSRKDGEGTSGNPSTEREIPHSPESTGSNNLDNQPLESEECCHLNHQVALYVFPSGLTKEKHFVPTETRVHFMWEYAVLFYLLRYISSLYIIDNYSLEFRQVM, from the exons ATGAAAGGCGTCTTTTCGGCGCCCGGTGATTACATCCACTTCAAGTCTCAAGTCCCTCTTCACAAAATCCCC ATTGGCACGAAGCAATGGCGATATTATGATTTCGGTCCAAAAGCTGTGCCTCCACTTATTTGTCTCCCTGGAACAGCTGGAACAGCTGATGTATACTACAAACAGATCATGTCGTTGTCCATGAAG GGTTACCGTGTCATATCTGTTGACATTCCTCGTGTATGGAATCATACAGAGTGGATTCAAGTATTTGAAAAGTTCTTGGATGCTATTGATGTACACCAT ATACATCTATATGGAACATCACTTGGTGGGTTCCTGGCACAACTTTTTGCTCTGCATCGTCCAAGAAGAGTTCGGTCTTTGGTTCTATCAAACACATTTTTGGAGACACGGAGTTTCTCTGCTGCAATGCCATGGGCTCCAAT TGCGAGTTGGACCCCCTCTTTTTTGCTTAAGCGATACGTTTTAACAGGAATTCGTGATGGTCCCCATGAACCATTTATTGCGGATTCAGTTGACTTTGTTGTTTCTCAG GTGGAAACACTCTCAAGAGAAGACTTGGCCTCCAGACTGTCGTTGACAACAGCCGATGCTTCAGTTGGCCCCCTTCTTCTTTCAGATTCAGCTATCACCATAATGGAT ACCAATGACTACTGTGCAATTCCTCAACTACTTAAAGACCAATTGAGTGAAAGGTATCCGGAGGCTAGACGTGCATATCTGAAAACGGGTGGAGATTTTCCTTTCCTTTCACGGCCAGATGAGGTCAATTTACATCTTCAG TTGCACCTTAGGCGTGTCGGTGTGGAAGCTAGGCCAGACTTGGTTCATAATATTCCAAAAGATGGTCTTGGAGGAAGTTCTGGCAAAGAAAAAAATGGAGATGATACAGACAAGTCACGTAAGGATGGTGAGGGAACTTCAGGAAATCCATCCACTGAACGTGAGATACCTCATAGCCCTGAAAGCACGGGATCCAATAATTTAGATAACCAGCCACTCGAAAGCGAAGAATGCTGTCATTTGAATCACCAAGTTGCGTTATATGTCTTTCCCAGTGGTTTGACAAAGGAAAAACACTTTGTGCCTACAGAAACTCGTGTACATTTCATGTGGGAATATGCTGTTCTTTTTTATCTTCTTCGTTATATCAGTTCATTGTACATTATCGACAACTATTCTTTGGAATTTAGGCAAGTTATGTAA
- the LOC112721859 gene encoding small ribosomal subunit protein uS15 encodes MGRMHSRGKGISSSALPYKRTPPSWLKISSQDVEENICKFAKKGLTPSQIGVILRDSHGIAQVKSVTGSKILRILKAHGLAPEIPEDLYHLIKKAVSIRKHLERNRKDKDSKFRLILVESRIHRLARYYKKTKKLPPVWKYESTTASTLVA; translated from the exons ATGGGTCGTATGCACAGTCGCGG CAAGGGTATTTCCTCTTCTGCTTTGCCTTACAAGAGGACCCCTCCTAGCTGGCTCAAGATCTCTTCTCAAGAT GTGGAAGAGAATATATGCAAGTTCGCGAAGAAGGGTTTGACCCCATCCCAGATTGGTGTCATTCTTCGAGACTCTCACGGTATTGCTCAGGTCAAGAGCGTCACCGGAAGCAAAATCCTCCGCATTCTCAAAGCTCACG GACTTGCCCCTGAGATTCCCGAGGATCTCTACCATTTGATCAAGAAGGCAGTGTCGATTAGGAAGCATCTTGAGAGGAACAGAAAGGACAAGGACTCCAAGTTCAGGTTGATTCTTGTTGAGAGCAGAATCCACAGACTTGCTCGTTACTACAAGAAGACCAAGAAGCTCCCACCTGTGTGGAAGTA CGAATCAACAACTGCCAGCACTCTGGTTGCATAG